Proteins from a genomic interval of Methanoplanus endosymbiosus:
- the modA gene encoding molybdate ABC transporter substrate-binding protein, with amino-acid sequence MSKGFIRFSAIILLIAVIMACGCTSGETKENKAESGNSASDESLIVYCGAGLRVPMETAAEVFEEKEGIKIKYSYGGAAQLLSQMELLGEGDLYMPGAKAYLDSAAEKGFVSDTRDVVYHVVTIAVQKGNPENITSVEDLNRDGIRVGIGEPDGPAIGKAAKKIFEKNGMWEDMQDNIVVQSGTVNELLVFLKMDQADAVVIFEDLLNEESIEKVNIPVEDGFVKIVPIATLEFSEHPENAKKYMEFVASDEGKEIFRNAGFDTYPCEKYANIK; translated from the coding sequence ATGAGTAAGGGTTTTATCCGGTTTTCAGCAATAATTCTGCTTATTGCTGTGATTATGGCCTGTGGCTGTACATCAGGAGAGACAAAGGAGAACAAGGCAGAATCCGGCAATTCTGCATCAGATGAGTCTCTTATAGTCTATTGCGGTGCAGGACTCCGTGTTCCTATGGAAACTGCGGCAGAAGTCTTTGAGGAGAAGGAAGGTATAAAGATCAAATATTCATACGGCGGTGCGGCACAGCTGCTCTCACAGATGGAACTTCTGGGAGAGGGAGACCTTTACATGCCCGGTGCAAAGGCATACCTTGACTCTGCGGCAGAGAAGGGATTCGTCTCCGATACCAGGGATGTTGTGTACCATGTGGTGACAATTGCAGTACAAAAGGGCAATCCAGAGAATATCACATCAGTTGAAGATCTTAACCGTGACGGAATCAGGGTTGGAATCGGCGAACCTGACGGCCCTGCGATTGGAAAGGCTGCAAAGAAGATCTTTGAGAAGAATGGCATGTGGGAAGATATGCAGGACAATATCGTTGTTCAGTCTGGCACTGTCAATGAACTGCTTGTATTCCTGAAGATGGACCAGGCTGATGCAGTTGTAATCTTTGAAGATCTCTTAAATGAAGAGAGTATTGAGAAGGTTAATATCCCTGTGGAAGATGGTTTTGTAAAGATTGTTCCCATTGCAACGCTTGAGTTCAGTGAACATCCTGAAAATGCTAAAAAGTATATGGAATTTGTAGCGTCAGATGAAGGAAAAGAGATCTTCCGCAATGCGGGTTTTGATACATACCCCTGTGAGAAGTATGCCAATATCAAATAA
- the modA gene encoding molybdate ABC transporter substrate-binding protein — protein sequence MHKKLLLVFTVFAAFALILGAGCVSGNSGEEKDAGAQASGGEELSEESLIVYCGAGLRVPMDNIAEAFEEQKNVKIKYTYGGSAQLLSQIELLQEGDAYMPGAKSYIDSAVEKGFVSDSNDVVYHVMTIAVPKGNPKNITSLEDLTEEGLRVGIGEPDGPAVGKAAKKLLEKNNLWEGIQDNIVVQSGTVNELLVYLNMDQTDAVIIWEDLLNEETMDKVDIPVSAGFVKVVPVGMLTFTEKEDTAKQFIDFVSSDAGKAYFEEAGFDTYPCDKYSDL from the coding sequence ATGCATAAAAAGCTATTGTTGGTTTTTACTGTGTTTGCAGCCTTTGCACTCATCCTGGGTGCAGGCTGTGTCTCCGGAAATTCCGGAGAGGAAAAGGATGCGGGGGCACAGGCCTCCGGAGGCGAAGAATTATCTGAAGAGTCACTTATTGTTTACTGTGGCGCGGGTCTCCGCGTTCCGATGGACAATATAGCAGAGGCATTTGAAGAGCAGAAGAATGTGAAGATTAAGTACACCTACGGCGGGTCTGCTCAGCTTCTCTCACAGATTGAGCTGTTGCAGGAAGGAGATGCCTACATGCCCGGAGCAAAGTCATATATTGACTCTGCTGTGGAGAAAGGCTTTGTATCTGACAGCAATGATGTTGTTTATCATGTGATGACAATTGCTGTTCCTAAGGGTAATCCTAAGAATATTACATCTCTTGAAGACCTGACAGAAGAAGGTCTCAGGGTAGGCATCGGCGAACCTGACGGCCCTGCGGTTGGAAAGGCAGCAAAAAAACTCCTTGAGAAGAATAATCTATGGGAAGGCATTCAGGATAATATCGTTGTTCAGTCCGGCACTGTCAATGAACTTCTCGTCTATCTCAATATGGATCAGACAGATGCGGTAATCATCTGGGAAGATCTCTTAAACGAAGAGACTATGGATAAGGTGGATATTCCTGTGAGTGCGGGTTTTGTCAAGGTTGTTCCGGTTGGTATGCTGACATTTACGGAGAAAGAAGATACTGCAAAGCAGTTTATTGATTTTGTATCTTCAGATGCCGGTAAGGCATACTTTGAGGAAGCAGGTTTTGACACTTATCCGTGTGATAAGTATTCAGATCTGTAA
- the tsaA gene encoding tRNA (N6-threonylcarbamoyladenosine(37)-N6)-methyltransferase TrmO: MAFNEDIGRVKEMEICYRPIGIIHSEHTIQEDTPIQGIFNPSKGYIEIFDEFVPGLKDVENFSHLILLYHFDRAGKCEIVRKPFLDLEEDRGIFSIRHFNRPNPVGFSIVDLLSVKGNRLEISAVDILDGTPLIDIKPYVYQFDHRDEVRNGWVDSSHSEEIGEWNATPKGLRDKERTNI; encoded by the coding sequence ATGGCTTTTAATGAAGATATTGGGAGAGTTAAGGAGATGGAAATATGCTACCGTCCAATCGGGATAATCCATTCGGAGCATACGATACAGGAGGATACCCCGATACAGGGAATATTCAATCCTTCAAAAGGTTATATTGAGATATTCGATGAATTTGTCCCTGGTCTTAAAGATGTCGAAAACTTCTCCCATCTGATACTGCTGTATCATTTTGACAGGGCAGGTAAATGTGAAATTGTGAGAAAACCATTCCTCGATCTTGAAGAGGACAGGGGTATATTTTCGATCAGACATTTTAACAGGCCAAATCCGGTAGGATTCTCAATTGTGGACCTATTGTCTGTTAAAGGCAACAGGCTTGAAATTAGTGCTGTGGATATACTTGACGGCACACCGCTAATTGATATAAAGCCGTATGTCTATCAGTTTGACCACCGTGATGAGGTCAGAAACGGATGGGTTGATTCGTCACATTCCGAAGAGATAGGAGAATGGAATGCTACTCCAAAAGGGCTAAGGGACAAAGAGAGGACAAATATTTGA
- a CDS encoding ABC transporter permease, with protein sequence MKPLTSWDAVKVFTVSAALILSAFIVSLLILIVTHPDPSSVVQSLMSEEIQFAIYLSLVTSVASTALCIVVGVPAAYGLARYDFFGKSIVNTLLDLPLALPPLVAGVGLLLLFGTTAFGDALESIGLVFVFTPLGIIIAQFFVNLPFMLRIMRSTFEGISPRYEYVARTLGCTNAESIFRVTIPMAANGFFAGAVITWAKGIGEFGAALMLAGATRFKTETLPISLFLNMSCGDLEMAISAAIILIGISVVSLYIFEVYGGSAKF encoded by the coding sequence TTGAAGCCACTCACAAGCTGGGATGCAGTAAAGGTATTTACTGTATCAGCGGCCCTTATTCTCTCAGCTTTTATTGTTTCATTGCTTATCCTCATTGTAACTCATCCTGATCCATCGTCTGTTGTACAATCACTTATGAGTGAGGAGATTCAGTTTGCAATATATTTAAGTCTTGTAACTTCTGTCGCATCGACTGCTTTGTGTATAGTTGTCGGTGTTCCTGCGGCATATGGTCTTGCGAGGTATGATTTTTTTGGGAAAAGCATTGTCAATACGCTTCTTGACCTTCCTCTGGCTCTGCCTCCGCTTGTTGCAGGTGTGGGTCTGCTTCTGCTCTTCGGAACAACGGCATTTGGAGATGCCCTTGAGAGTATAGGTCTTGTCTTTGTATTCACTCCGCTTGGAATTATCATAGCGCAGTTCTTTGTAAACCTGCCTTTTATGCTCAGGATAATGAGGTCTACATTTGAGGGGATCAGTCCGAGATATGAGTATGTCGCCCGGACGCTTGGGTGCACCAATGCTGAGAGTATTTTCAGGGTTACCATTCCTATGGCTGCGAATGGTTTTTTTGCCGGTGCAGTAATTACGTGGGCAAAGGGTATTGGCGAATTCGGCGCTGCTCTTATGCTTGCCGGAGCTACAAGGTTTAAAACCGAGACACTTCCGATTTCGCTATTCCTGAATATGTCATGCGGAGATCTTGAAATGGCTATCTCTGCGGCGATCATCCTGATAGGAATTTCGGTTGTTTCCCTCTATATATTTGAGGTTTATGGAGGATCTGCTAAATTTTAG
- a CDS encoding ATP-binding cassette domain-containing protein → MLKLDNISKNLGEFRIDNASLDVIKGEYMVIIGPTGAGKTILLETVAGIYPPDSGRVIMGGRDITDAQPKDRNIAMVYQDFVLFPHLTVEANIGFGLKSRKVPRPEIEKKVRDIASVMGIDHLLHRYPGTLSGGEKQRTAICRAILMEPDILLLDEPLSALDTQTRENLRGELKKLHKMFNTTFIHITHNYEEVFSLADRVVIMNEGNILQIGDPDEVFRKPKTEFIASFVGFENIYPCKWLRSGKCLNLSIDNVDLVSESYDSSIAGDRATAVLRMEDVIVTPTVPAGDESCNKLKGIIDEIRDSGGFVRITIDAGIRIKAVMMKRDFLRMNLSVGDTAYAVFPFEAFHVIPCGEEGMNPELKE, encoded by the coding sequence ATGCTTAAATTAGATAATATTTCTAAAAACCTTGGGGAATTCCGTATTGACAATGCCAGCCTTGATGTGATAAAAGGTGAGTATATGGTAATTATCGGCCCTACAGGTGCGGGTAAGACAATTCTGCTTGAGACTGTCGCAGGCATATATCCTCCGGACTCCGGAAGAGTGATTATGGGTGGCCGGGATATTACCGATGCGCAGCCAAAGGACAGAAACATTGCAATGGTCTATCAGGATTTTGTTCTCTTTCCGCATCTCACAGTCGAGGCAAATATCGGGTTCGGTCTGAAAAGCAGGAAGGTGCCACGTCCTGAGATCGAAAAGAAGGTGAGGGATATAGCATCTGTAATGGGAATTGACCATCTGCTCCATCGATATCCGGGAACTCTGAGTGGAGGAGAGAAGCAGAGGACTGCCATATGCCGTGCCATCCTGATGGAGCCAGATATTCTGCTCCTTGATGAACCCTTAAGTGCCCTTGATACACAGACGAGGGAAAACCTGAGAGGGGAGTTAAAGAAGCTTCATAAGATGTTTAACACGACTTTCATTCATATCACCCACAATTATGAGGAGGTATTCTCACTTGCAGACAGGGTTGTTATCATGAATGAGGGCAATATCTTACAGATCGGAGATCCTGATGAGGTATTCAGAAAACCAAAGACTGAGTTTATTGCTTCTTTTGTTGGTTTTGAGAATATATATCCCTGTAAATGGTTAAGATCAGGTAAATGTCTGAATCTCAGCATTGACAATGTGGATCTGGTCTCGGAATCATATGATTCTTCTATTGCGGGAGATCGTGCCACTGCTGTCCTGCGAATGGAGGACGTAATTGTCACACCCACAGTTCCTGCCGGAGATGAGTCATGCAATAAGCTTAAGGGAATTATTGATGAGATCCGTGACAGCGGAGGTTTTGTAAGGATTACTATTGATGCGGGAATCAGGATTAAGGCAGTTATGATGAAGAGGGATTTTTTAAGGATGAATCTGTCTGTGGGCGACACCGCATATGCAGTATTTCCCTTTGAGGCATTTCATGTCATTCCCTGTGGTGAAGAGGGAATGAATCCGGAACTGAAAGAATAG
- a CDS encoding amino acid kinase family protein — protein sequence MSKRKEIKNKLQGETLVRKGLMHERSGVETIRITPELNVIKVGGHGTIDFGKEVVIPIVEELGELSREHQMLIVTGGGVRVRHIMDIGIDLGMPTGILAELSGTISEQNALMLSVLMAKYNAVKISNDDLLDIPMLLSLGQVPIMRGTPIYSFYETPTVVGPIPSHRTDTGAFLAAEVMGAKNCILVKNVDGLFDKNPLLYDDAELIEDIRAEEVLEMDLEDLVLEEAVLEMLQHSKNMHEVKIVNGHVRGNITKVLNGEKVGTIIRQ from the coding sequence ATGAGTAAGAGAAAGGAGATTAAAAATAAATTACAGGGTGAGACCCTGGTTCGCAAGGGACTTATGCATGAGAGATCCGGGGTTGAAACTATCAGGATCACACCTGAGCTCAATGTTATTAAAGTCGGTGGTCATGGTACAATTGACTTTGGCAAGGAGGTAGTTATACCAATTGTCGAAGAACTTGGTGAACTGTCGCGTGAGCATCAGATGCTTATCGTAACCGGAGGGGGCGTGCGTGTCAGGCATATTATGGATATTGGAATTGATCTTGGGATGCCCACCGGAATTTTAGCTGAACTTTCGGGCACAATCAGTGAGCAGAATGCACTTATGCTCTCTGTTCTTATGGCAAAGTACAATGCAGTTAAAATAAGCAATGACGATCTTCTGGATATCCCCATGCTTTTAAGTCTTGGGCAGGTTCCGATTATGAGGGGCACTCCAATTTACAGCTTTTACGAAACCCCGACAGTCGTTGGGCCGATTCCAAGTCACAGAACCGATACCGGTGCATTCCTCGCAGCTGAGGTTATGGGTGCTAAAAACTGTATTCTTGTAAAGAATGTGGACGGCCTCTTCGATAAAAACCCGCTCCTGTATGATGACGCAGAGCTGATTGAGGACATCAGGGCAGAAGAGGTCCTTGAGATGGATCTCGAGGATCTCGTGCTTGAGGAGGCAGTTCTTGAGATGCTTCAGCATTCAAAGAATATGCATGAGGTTAAGATCGTAAACGGGCATGTAAGGGGCAATATAACAAAAGTGCTGAACGGCGAGAAGGTCGGAACAATAATCCGGCAGTAG